From the Cryptomeria japonica chromosome 2, Sugi_1.0, whole genome shotgun sequence genome, one window contains:
- the LOC131054259 gene encoding COBRA-like protein 10 — protein sequence MTSGGVNIICLAFLVYFLVWVEAQGTVSRVTVKDKCNGVYLNYQGQTPKITYPLTTNPKDQPYVFNSTATVLNTGKEEVKGWQIYVGFQHGEVLVGVSNAVLEDGSSLPANVSNGTVLSGFPQTDLKTAIETAGDLNQIQVQIQMSGVEFGVDEKQIPMPSHFNLTNEGYTCNTPNVTVGQIELCCQKDPKFVPNDTIEETKFLARQKGDLTMTYDIMQSFESNYNALVTISNDNPIGRLDNWNLSWDWQYGEFIYAMKGAVALDQSLSDCLNGAAGNYYQQLDLSNVMSCKKTPTIADLPPQLANDTNVGKINFCCRNGTLLPSTMDPSKSKSAFTLQVYKLPPYLNRTLYNPPINWKIQGVLNSDYQCGQPRRVNPSTFPDPSGTQRETSAIATWQVVCNITNKNGKNNCCVSFSAFYNESAIPCQTCACGCPTTISPTCSRTKDALLLPSYSLLVPFENRTKPTLAWAELKHFSVPQPLPCGDYCGVSINWHINTDFTKGWSARITVFNWEDTSLADWFTAVEIDKAFLGYENVYSFDGGKIPGLNNTIFMQGKKDFTYLSGESNGTNPARDPRVPGKQQSVISFTKKYTPGINILAGDGFPTKVFFNGEECSLPHTIPSGTGHMVSWSMPTLLLTVMFVFLFEQFW from the exons ATGACATCCGGAGGGGTTAATATCATTTGCCTAGCGTTTTTAGTGTACTTTCTGGTCTGGGTTGAGGCACAGGGAACTGTTTCTAGAGTTACTGTAAAGGATAAGTGCAATGGAGTTTATCTGAATTACCAGGGTCAGACTCCAAAGATAACTTATCCCTTGACTACGAATCCTAAAGATCAGCCTTATGTCTTTAATTCCACTGCAACTGTGCTAAACACTGGTAAAGAAGAAGTTAAAGGGTGGCAGATTTATGTTGGGTTCCAGCATGGGGAGGTGCTTGTGGGTGTGAGCAATGCCGTGCTTGAAGATGGCTCCAGTCTGCCTGCTAATGTTAGCAATGGCACTGTTTTGTCAGGGTTCCCACAGACAGATCTCAAGACTGCTATTGAGACTGCAGGGGACTTGAACCAGATTCAGGTGCAGATTCAAATGAGTGGTGTTGAATTTGGGGTTGACGAAAAGCAAATTCCTATGCCTTCGCACTTCAATTTGACTAATGAGGGGTACACATGCAATACCCCCAATGTTACTG TCGGCCAAATTGAGCTTTGTTGCCAAAAGGATCCTAAATTTGTGCCCAATGATACTATTGAAGAAACCAAATTCCTTGCTCGCCAGAAAGGAGATCTTACTATGACCTATGATATCATGCAGAGCTTTGAAAGCAATTATAATGCTTTAGTGACAATTTCAAATGATAATCCCATTGGGCGTTTGGATAACTGGAATTTGTCTTGGGATTGGCAGTATGGAGAATTTATTTATGCCATGAAAGGTGCAGTGGCTCTAGACCAAAGTCTGTCTGACTGTTTAAATGGTGCAGCTGGAAACTATTATCAACAACTAGATTTATCTAATGTCATGAGCTGTAAGAAGACCCCAACAATTGCCGATCTTCCCCCACAGCTGGCTAATGATACCAATGTGGGTAAGATTAATTTCTGTTGCAGAAATGGCACCCTTCTTCCGTCTACCATGGATCCTAGCAAGTCTAAATCTGCATTCACGCTTCAAGTCTACAAACTTCCTCCATATTTGAATCGAACCCTGTATAATCCTCCTATAAATTGGAAGATTCAAGGTGTACTAAATTCTGACTATCAATGCGGGCAGCCAAGGAGAGTAAATCCAAGTACATTCCCAGATCCTAGTGGGACACAAAGGGAAACATCTGCTATTGCCACCTGGCAAGTAGTGTGCAACATCACTAATAAGAATGGAAAAAATAACTGTTGTGTTTCCTTCTCTGCATTTTACAACGAATCTGCAATCCCTTGTCAAACCTGTGCTTGTGGTTGTCCAACCACAATAAGCCCTACATGTAGTCGAACAAAAGATGCCCTTCTTCTCCCTTCCTATTCTCTTCTTGTCCCATTTGAAAATAGGACTAAACCAACTCTTGCATGGGCTGAACTGAAACACTTTTCTGTACCGCAACCACTACCTTGTGGTGATTATTGTGGGGTTAGCATTAACTGGCACATCAATACTGACTTTACCAAAGGATGGAGTGCAAGAATTACTGTTTTCAACTGGGAAGACACTAGTTTGGCAGATTGGTTTACTGCTGTTGAAATAGATAAAGCCTTTCTTGGCTATGAAAATGTTTATTCTTTTGATGGGGGTAAAATACCAGGTCTGAACAACACCATATTCATGCAAGGGAAAAAGGATTTTACTTATTTGAGTGGAGAATCAAATGGCACTAATCCAGCTCGTGATCCAAGGGTGCCAGGTAAGCAGCAGTCAGTGATTTCCTTCACTAAGAAGTATACACCAGGCATAAACATCTTAGCTGGTGATGGATTCCCTACTAAAGTGTTCTTTAATGGTGAGGAGTGCTCTCTTCCCCACACCATTCCTAGTGGAACAGGGCACATGGTTTCATGGAGCATGCCTACACTTTTGCTGACAGTTATGTTCGTTTTTCTCTTTGAACAGTTTTGGTGA